The Carassius auratus strain Wakin unplaced genomic scaffold, ASM336829v1 scaf_tig00214183_4049273_7079891, whole genome shotgun sequence genomic interval ctacagccgcgagagggcgctctatacttctcagtgctcctgtagtctacactgaagacatagggcgccctcttgtggctgtagacggtaatgttttctattggtgcttggttctaaataaatgattgTTTAGAATTGTTATATAGTTTGTCTTTGTAGTAGAGTATTGTCTTTATTccttctgtgatttttttttattttttataaaactagtgttacatttatttgatatcaTGCTGCAAAGGATTTGGGTTTCATCTACCAAAATATTTCTTTCTAGAACTAAAGGTATTGTTTATGGTCTGGTAAGAGAATCCAGAACCTCAGTCGATACATCACGATTCCTGTCTCTAAATAGAAGGCGGTATAAAGAAATGATTGAACAGGCTTTATAAAATTATGAGAAACCTACAGATACTTCATGTGGAATCTCAGCAGAGTTTATATAAAGACACTGATTATCCAAGCTGGTAGTCATGGAAACCGGTGAATGTGGGGTGAATGCAAACTCTGGTTACATGTTAGACACACTCATAAGCTTATTAGCAAATAATATCCAAGCAAATTAAAAGtgttagtttctttttttatccatttcaaaTCTAAAAACCAGTTTGTCTGTTCTTTATGTTTTAGtgaattttaagtaaatattgttcattacgTCTAGGTAAATTAGTTGTATATGTAAAAATCAGTTTTATACAcaaattgcattatttatatgtaaattagtCACTGACCACACTGATTGAGTACTAATGAGAAGTAAACCATATCAATTATAATTAGATAAgtagttcaaataaataatttcagaatcagaattaacTTTATTGCCAGGCATGTTTAcacatattagaaatgtgttttcatgacagaagctccgcagtgcaacagaatgacagcgacagaatataaacacagattaataaaaagaaaagaaaagaatagaaCAAGCAAATGTGGAATAGGAAtaaacaaattgacaattgtatgtgcaggtatattacaatagacatgtacaggtatattatgtgcaaatttgaagtgtagacaaagtgtgtgtgtgttagataaataagtgtatgagtGTATAAATATTGTTGTGTGTTCCAcaatttctgtctctctcttctcatGTCTTTTCTAATCTCTGTTGTTGTGCATCAGCAAGCCATAGATGCTTTTAATGCCCCAAACAGCAGTAAATTTATCTTCATGCTGAGCACACGGGCAGGTGGGCTGGGGATTAATTTGGCTACAGCTGACGTGGTGATTCTCTACGACTCAGACTGGAACCCACAGGTGGACCTGCAGGCCATGGTGAGAAACACTGCACAAAACACAAAACTACAGAAACCAAGCTGACTAATCTTTATCATTGTGAGCCTCAGAGAGATGCCAGCTTTCTCTATGATTGTTGTGTTAAATGGTCGTTGTGCCGTGTACTGTTTTTTAGGACCGTGCTCACCGTATTGGACAGAGGAAGCCAGTTAAAGTGTTCAGGTTGATCACAGACAACACAGTGGAGGAGAGAATTGTGGAGAGAGCGGAGATGAAACTACGTCTGGACTCTATAGTGATTCAGCAGGGTACGAACACACTaggagtgaagaaaaaaaaagattcctcACGGTTCAATTCTCATGTCTAATGATAcctctaaaaatataaatatttaaactgtatGAATTTTAAGGTGTCTATTTTCCAGAAGTAATTACAGTAATTCTCTCTCTGAATGGCTGTACTGACAGAGAGGAAATTGATTTAACAGTTAATTGAACAAAAAGAACTCAGACTTTGTATTGCAAGTGTGTAATTATAAGTCATTTGCATTACTTAAGTAAACAAAACCCTAAAGATGGTTTGCAAATTGTAGATGCTAATAGATTTCCCACTGGATGCATGGGTTTGGTGTGTGATGTtgacactactgtttaaaagttttagaTGGAATTTAAAAGATTGGTGCATTAAGAACTAATTGCAGTGTTATAAAACCTGTTAGTAGTGTATGTGGTTACCTAACCAATATATGACTAAAACTGAACtgtgaaaaatgtatatactgtataaaaaagaaagaagccTTTGTGTCAGTCCTATGACCTATTATGAGCTGTTATTTGTCCTCTTACAGGACGGCTGATTGACCAGCAGAATAAACTGGGGAAGGACGATATGCTACAAATGATTCGACATGGAGCTACACACGTGTTCGCCTCTAAAGACAGTGAACTAACAGATGAAGACATCAACACCATTCTGGAAAGAGGCGCCAAGAAGGTGAGTGGACACAAACATAGACTAGACTGAAAACTACAAAGTTGGTTTTATTTAACTGGTAAACTTCATAAGAGCTTCAGATTCAAATTCCGAAAACATTCATATTCAAATACGTATGAATAAAAACCCATCAGATTTCCTTCACAATCATATTCTGAGAATTTTCCACTCTTACACTCCAGTTGCTTCTATATAACCCTGTTTTCCCACTCAGACGGCGGAGATGAACGAGCGCCTGAAGAACCTCGGTGAGAGCTCGCTGAGGAACTTCACCATGGACACAGGTTGCACCGAGACCAGCCTTTACAACTTTGAGGGAGAGGATTACAGAGAGAAACAAAAAGTTAGTGTGGAGGTTTACCGGTCAGGAATCGATTCATACTTGTGTATAAAACAGCTCTGAGGTGCATCTGAGTCTATTGGTGTGCATTTGGCAGCTTTTTAAGCTTTGCACTTTTATGTCACAGACTTAAAGAGTTTATGTGAAGCTGAAATTGTATGTGTGTAGCTGAAAGCTTGTGTGTGTTAAAGAATTCTTTGTGTTGTGCAGCTAAGTTTGATCGAATGGATCGAGCCTCCTAAGAGAGAAAGGAAGGCCAATTATGCTGTAGATGCTTACTTCAGAGAAGCACTGCGAGTCAGCGAACCAAGAGCCCCAAAGGTAACCCACGTGCATGGTTTCGACACtctgaaatgatttttttgtcaGCACAACTCATGACTGCATACTCTAATGCAAGTTCAGTGTACACAGCCCTACTACAGTACACAATAAATAATGCACTCTGATCACGGTTTTCATCAGACTGGCAGTGAGTTAAGGTAAATGTAGAAGTAACTCAGAAGAAGGGTGCTGTGTTATCATGTGTTGGAGGGATGTAATGGATAGAGCTGAAACacaaaggttgtaggttcaaacgCTGACTCAGAAAATGACCTCATGGACTGGAGGTTCTtcttctgtctgtcctgtcacTGCTGTGCCCTTGAGAGAGACACTTAACTCTAGATCGCTCCTGAGGGACAGTTTGTTCAAATAGTGCACTGTAAGTCATAAAAAGCATCAATAAGATTCAAAGTGGCTGCTAAAGAAGTAAATGCAGTGTTGCAGTTCATCTTGAATTTTCTTTAAAGATTTAATTGGGCCCTTTTTTTTATTAGGATAGGAGAGTATTATAAACCGTAGAGTTGGGcaatttttcagattttatagattaatttgaatttatatttttaaattgtataaagtattatcaaatactataatatatacaaatagtattaaaatagCACATCTGTCCCAGCAATCATAAATATTATTGGATCTAGATTcaagaatattgtgaaaaataactGTCAAAAACCAACAACCATTGGAAAAATTGTGTTTTGTTGGTATTTGCTTGGGCAGTGTAAACTAGCTTTAATTGTGCCTTTCAAGCAAATGTGATGGAAGTTGATAGTTTATAAAGTGATAACCCTGTCAGCAAAACACTTTCAGCAGGGAGCCAGTAAACCTCAATTTTAATGaatatcattaaattaaattgaaaaccaAATGAGTGTTTTGATTAAAGTGAAGTGTCCGCTAGATAAAGATGCATCTACCAGGAGCATAACAATGTTTTGTCCTTATACAGTACACATCAAGTACCACACAAATGTTTGCATGAAAATACTGACACACAAGTGTATGAGGAGATAtcataaaaagtgtgtgtgtgtgtgtgtgtgtggatgtgatcCAGGCCCCTCGACCCCCAAAGCAGCCCAACATCCAGGACTTTCAGTTCTTTCCACCACGTCTCTTTGAGCTGCTGGAGATGGAGATTCTTTACTACAGGAAAACCATCGGATACAAGGTAAGCGCTTTCTGTACATCCTGATTGTATTCAATATTTGTGTGCAATCTTCTCAAGTGTTTGCTGTTGAAGGATCTGATATAAAGCTGTGTGCGCCTGTGTATGGTTGTTTTTTGTAGGTTCCACGTAATCCAGATATCCCAAATTCAGCACAGGTCCAAAAGGAGGAACAAGCAAAGATAGACGAGGCAGAACCCCTCTCACCTGAAGAGACAGAGGAAAAAGAGAAACTACTCACACAAGTACACAGAAGTACCCTCCCTATcactcatatatacacacacttataAATGTGTGAAGTACAGAGCACAGTGCTGTgaaagaacactttttttttttaccagggcTTCACAAACTGGAACAAGCGTGATTTCAATCAGTTTATTAAAGCTAATGAGAAGTATGGTCGTGATGATATTGACAACATCGCCAGAGAGGTGGAGGGCAAGACGCCGGAGGAAGTCATGGAGTACTCTGGTACAATACACACCAGATCAACTGTACACAACCATACATATGAAGAAATAACACACGTGATATGCaaactacatattttcaaaatccGCTAGTTGGTGGGTTGCTTTAACTTAATGGTGTCAGGGAACCCTGTATAATTTGGCTGGATTTGTGGGTTCATGTGacccaacaaaaacaacaaaaaagtaaaaacaaggaTAACGACAgcaataaaaaatgataaatgtaatatttattttatattattagaataaaatattattgataCTGtcatcacacacactcatacacacataaAATGCACAAGTCTGaaccacacaaaaaatatttcccTTCTATAATAACTCCGCATGCCTCACACGTTGTTTATCATTATAATAGCGGTGTTTTGGGAACGCTGTAATGAGCTGCAGGATATTGAGAAGATCATGGCTCAGATAGAGCGAGGAGAAGCTCGCATCCAGAGACGCATCAGCATCAAAAAAGCCCTGGATGTCAAGGTCAACCTTTCAAAAACTTGCCATGCAATTGAATTATGTTGTTGACAAGCCAGTTTGTCTTTAATGGCTGCTGAATTATGATTGTGTGGTAGCCTTATTATTCCTTGCTTTCAATGATGAGAAGCCTCAAAATTAGACAATGACGTCATAGCTTTATCAGACGAAGCAAGaaactttaagaaaataaaatttttgatgcataataaataattagTAAATATTACTTGTTTAATGACGTGTGTTTTTGTAGATAGCGCGGTACAAGGCTCCGTTCCACCAGCTTCGCATCCAGTATGGCACAAACAAAGGAAAGAACTATACAGAGGTGGGTGCATGTGAGAGAGATGTGTGTAGTGTGTTTACTAAAAACTTCAATTATGGAAActtttctatgtgtgtgtgcgcgcctgCAGGAGGAAGACAGGTTTCTGATTTGCATGTTGCATAAGATGGGCTTTGATAAAGAATACGTCTATGAAGAACTTCGACAGTGTGTACGGAATGCTCCACAGTTCAGATTCGACTGGTTCATCAAGTCCAGGACTGCCATGGTGAGCACTTGTTTGTGTCAGAGCCAAGACTCCCACactctcagaagaaaaaaaaaaacctgtaccaAACTGTCACTGGGTGGTaacttttcaaaaggtactaatataTACACTTTAGGTATAGTGTACCTTTAAGCTTTTGTACCTTagggtactatatatatatataagggacATTAAATGCCAATTGCAAAGCCTTTTTTAGAGGCATCACCACATACAAAAAGATTCATAAAGAGTCTAAAAAGTaccttaatttattattaatgttaggTTTATATAACAGTTACAGTCAGCTCAGATTAGATGTTAATGGAAAGTCTCATATGGATATATTTccgtggttgtgtgtgtgtgtgaacagggtTTACCTGGCTTTACTTTAGGGACAACATTGTCAACATTGGACAACTGAATCTGACAAAGCTTCTGTTTGGGAAGGTCTTCAATtggaaaaaagttaataaattctAACCCATTAAGATGGGTTAAAATTTGTCtgtaatgtttatgtaaaaacaataaaataatagataaaaGCCTATGGAACGTTCCCAATTAGACAGCCGAGTAAATATGTATGCTTGTCAgactcaaataaaacatttttaacgcATTATATCCTATACAGAcacattcataaaatgcataaataactaCCTTACACTAGTCTGAAAAGTACCTCACAAAAAATATTTCCCTTCTATAATAACTACACATGCCTCACACGTTGTTTATCATTATAATAGCGGTGTTTTGGGAACGCTGTAATGAGCTGCAGGATATTGAGAAGATCATGGCTCAGATAGAGCGAGGAGAAGCTCGCATCCAGAGACGCATCAGCATCAAAAAAGCCCTGGatgcaaattagtttttaaacacattATATCCTGGGATCTTTTTCAGGTCACATTGGCGTGCGTGTTTGTGAAAGCGAGTGGGTGCAGATGCTTGTGTGGTGCCTGAAAGCAATTACAAAAGTCGATGAGATGAGATGTGATGTATAACTGTTGTGCTGAGATGATGAAAGAGTTTCCCTCCATGTGTTTTGTCTGGTTTGCTAGGAGCTGCAGCGGCGCTGCAACACGCTCATTTCTCTCATTGAGAAAGAGAACATGGAGATAGAGGAAAAAGAGCGCGCTGAGAAAAAGAGAAGAACACCCAAAGGACAATCAGTAATACGTCCTGTCTTCTTTCTTTTCGCTCCATCTGTTGTTGTGCTCCGTGCTTCACGTCCCCAGAGACTTTCCCTCTAGTTCAGACTCACGCCTGAACAACTTGAACAAGAGCAACATGCAAATGAACAAAATTCCCCTCAGATTTACTGTCCGCAGTAAACTATAGTATATTCCACTGACTATTTCaactctgtctatctatctatgtatctgttTATCTATCAGAGCATGTGCATGGTGAGTTGCAAGATTTTGCCTGGAGCGAGGagcattttttcccttttttttggcTGTTCTCTCTTGCTTCAGTACTTTTACATTACATGCTAACTGCAATCTTTCTATCTATTTGACGTTCTGATTGTcctaaaaacatgtttgtttcaTCATTTCACAGGCTCAAAAGCGTAAAGCCGAAGTGTCGTCTGACAGGAAAGAGAAGAAATCTCGTACCTGACTTGTGTATCTCCAGCTCTTTGCTCCCCATTACGAAGCACTACAATAATCAGACACCTTTCTACAGTGTTTGGCCgttctgtttttttctgttatttctgTGACTCAACACAAGTTTCTTAAAATACACATGTACATTTTAACAAAAACCTTTTTTTGGGACATCTAAAATATCTCCACACAGTATTGATTTTTTGTCCCACAGGCTGCACACATGTTGGCAGCTACACGTTTTGCTAAAGCttgtttgtattaaaaaaataataataatctaaatgttCCTTGTTCATATCAACATTGACATTTATTTAGCATGCTAAATAGAGGCTCTAAAGCCTGTTCTGGTcttgtttgtgttttataaatgaaaatctttttgcCTGTTATTGTATGTTTAAGGTCTCTGTGATCTGCACCTTAATCCATGTGATCTGTAGCTTTGCACATCCAGTCTTCTTAAGCTCTTTTATATATTCACGTGCCATTTTACTGTTGCATTTAAgctattttacac includes:
- the LOC113091423 gene encoding SWI/SNF-related matrix-associated actin-dependent regulator of chromatin subfamily A member 5-like → MSDEELPSTSREVHAEAEEEDPPFLLDPPPKAAVKENLADPEYEEKRKTDRANRFEFLLKQTELFAHFIQPTSQKSPTSPLKVKVGRPRIKQDEKQNLLSVGDNRHRRTEQEEDEELLSESRKAANVLVRFEESPSYVKNGALRDYQIRGLNWMISLYENGINGILADEMGLGKTLQTIALLGYLKHYRNIPGPHMVLVPKSTLHNWMNEFKRWVPTLKAVCLIGNKDERAAFIRDVMMPGEWDVCVTSYEMVIREKSVFKKFNWRYLVIDEAHRIKNEKSKLSEIVREFKTTNRLLLTGTPLQNNLHELWSLLNFLLPDVFNSASDFDSWFDTNNCLGDQKLVERLHAVLRPFLLRRIKAEVEKSLPPKKEVKIYLGLSKMQREWYTRILMKDIDILNSAGKMDKMRLLNILMQLRKCCNHPYLFDGAEPGPPYTTDTHLVTNSGKMVVLDKLLPKVQEQGSRVLIFSQMTRVLDILEDYCMWRGFEYCRLDGNTPHEAREQAIDAFNAPNSSKFIFMLSTRAGGLGINLATADVVILYDSDWNPQVDLQAMDRAHRIGQRKPVKVFRLITDNTVEERIVERAEMKLRLDSIVIQQGRLIDQQNKLGKDDMLQMIRHGATHVFASKDSELTDEDINTILERGAKKTAEMNERLKNLGESSLRNFTMDTGCTETSLYNFEGEDYREKQKLSLIEWIEPPKRERKANYAVDAYFREALRVSEPRAPKAPRPPKQPNIQDFQFFPPRLFELLEMEILYYRKTIGYKVPRNPDIPNSAQVQKEEQAKIDEAEPLSPEETEEKEKLLTQGFTNWNKRDFNQFIKANEKYGRDDIDNIAREVEGKTPEEVMEYSAVFWERCNELQDIEKIMAQIERGEARIQRRISIKKALDVKIARYKAPFHQLRIQYGTNKGKNYTEEEDRFLICMLHKMGFDKEYVYEELRQCVRNAPQFRFDWFIKSRTAMELQRRCNTLISLIEKENMEIEEKERAEKKRRTPKGQSAQKRKAEVSSDRKEKKSRT